One part of the Rhodococcus oxybenzonivorans genome encodes these proteins:
- a CDS encoding acyl-CoA dehydrogenase family protein — translation MRRTLYGPDHEAFRESAREFVNRNIMPVADKLIEQRFIDREIWLEAGRNGLLGLEVPEAYGGSEAGDYRFNAVLAEELSRASAAVSSSFGIHADVVAPYLVQLTTEEQKQRWLPKFCTGELLTAIGMTEPSGGSDLAALKTTAVKDGDDWIINGSKTFITNGYNADLVIVAARTSPEKKSKGITLFAVETGMAGFERGRKLDKVGQHEADTAELFFEDVRVPSTNIIGEIDRGFIHMMEMLPQERVGAAVSNIAHAAPILEETIQYAKERKAFGQSIGSLQWNKFLLADLVTRVEVTQAFVDNCVAAHAAGELTAVDAAKAKWWTAQVQNEVLDHCVQLHGGYGFMTEYRAARAWMDARVTKIWAGSNEIMKELIGRDLGL, via the coding sequence ATGCGACGCACCCTGTACGGCCCCGATCACGAGGCGTTCCGCGAGTCCGCCCGCGAGTTCGTGAACCGCAACATCATGCCGGTGGCAGACAAGCTCATCGAGCAGCGCTTCATCGACCGCGAAATCTGGCTCGAGGCCGGCCGTAACGGCCTCCTGGGACTCGAAGTACCCGAGGCTTACGGCGGAAGCGAAGCCGGCGACTACCGGTTCAACGCTGTTCTCGCCGAGGAGCTCTCACGTGCGAGTGCTGCTGTGTCGTCGAGCTTCGGGATTCACGCCGACGTCGTCGCGCCCTACCTTGTTCAGCTCACCACGGAGGAGCAGAAGCAGCGCTGGCTGCCGAAGTTCTGCACCGGCGAGCTGCTCACCGCAATCGGGATGACCGAGCCGTCCGGCGGTTCGGACCTGGCTGCGCTGAAGACCACCGCGGTCAAGGACGGCGACGACTGGATCATCAACGGTTCCAAGACCTTCATCACCAACGGCTACAACGCCGACCTGGTGATCGTCGCTGCACGCACGAGCCCGGAGAAGAAGTCCAAGGGAATTACCCTGTTCGCGGTCGAGACCGGGATGGCGGGCTTCGAGCGCGGCCGCAAGCTCGACAAGGTCGGTCAGCACGAGGCCGACACGGCGGAACTGTTCTTCGAGGACGTTCGGGTGCCGTCCACCAACATCATCGGCGAGATCGACCGCGGCTTCATCCACATGATGGAGATGCTTCCCCAGGAACGCGTCGGTGCCGCCGTCTCGAACATTGCGCACGCAGCGCCGATCCTCGAGGAGACGATCCAGTACGCCAAGGAGCGCAAGGCGTTCGGTCAGTCCATCGGATCGTTGCAGTGGAACAAGTTCCTTCTTGCAGATCTGGTGACGCGCGTCGAGGTGACCCAGGCTTTCGTCGACAACTGCGTCGCCGCCCATGCCGCCGGTGAGCTGACTGCCGTAGACGCGGCCAAGGCGAAGTGGTGGACTGCACAGGTGCAGAACGAGGTCCTCGACCACTGTGTCCAGCTCCATGGTGGCTACGGCTTCATGACGGAATACCGCGCCGCCCGCGCGTGGATGGATGCGCGTGTCACCAAGATCTGGGCCGGTTCCAACGAGATCATGAAGGAACTGATCGGCCGCGACCTCGGCCTCTGA
- a CDS encoding TetR/AcrR family transcriptional regulator produces the protein MSESPSQVISPSKAAARIRAAAVDAFATNGYGGTTTREIAARLDMSPAAMYPHYRSKEELLFAISYEGHTAALDVVTGADLPDEPPSTRLKALIGAFASWQATHHAQARVVQYELNALTPEHYRDVVKLRRDITRIVRAVVDAGAATGEFTVPDGEGVTLALMSLCVDICRWFPAGAYTEPHVVADLYADLAMRMVGAN, from the coding sequence ATGAGCGAATCACCGAGTCAGGTGATCAGCCCCTCCAAGGCTGCCGCGCGCATCCGCGCTGCTGCTGTCGACGCCTTCGCCACCAACGGGTACGGCGGAACCACTACCCGCGAGATCGCGGCCCGGCTCGACATGAGCCCGGCAGCCATGTACCCGCACTACCGGTCCAAAGAAGAACTGCTCTTCGCCATCAGCTACGAGGGACACACCGCGGCCCTCGACGTCGTGACCGGCGCCGATCTACCGGACGAGCCGCCGTCGACCCGACTGAAGGCGCTGATCGGAGCCTTCGCCAGCTGGCAGGCCACCCATCACGCCCAGGCACGTGTCGTCCAGTACGAACTCAACGCACTCACCCCCGAGCACTATCGCGACGTCGTCAAGCTTCGGCGCGACATCACCCGCATCGTCCGGGCCGTCGTCGATGCCGGCGCCGCCACCGGTGAGTTCACCGTTCCGGACGGCGAAGGCGTCACCCTCGCCCTCATGTCCCTGTGCGTCGACATCTGCCGATGGTTTCCGGCCGGCGCCTATACCGAACCCCATGTAGTAGCCGACCTCTACGCAGACCTTGCCATGCGCATGGTGGGAGCGAACTGA
- a CDS encoding HNH endonuclease signature motif containing protein, which yields MDSAAVSTFLAELPDLGSDIDDAARIDLLRTLEELKAACAGAQARVTADLDASIRASRADQGVPRNQQGRGIANQVALARRDSPFRGGRHLGMATALVHEMPRTLRLLEQGILSEWRATILVRETACLTREDRTALDFLLCADSSTLDGLGDQAVCAKVRAAAARIDAEAVVRRARKAVSDRRVTSRPAPDTMAYVSALLPVAQGVAVHATLARDADAILAAGDARTRSQIMADLLVSRVTGSTAAAERPVITVNLVISDQALLGGGCEPAHVQGYGPVPAALARQWVSDAASAESESGALLRRVYANPQSGALTATESQARCFPTGLARLIDLRDKTCRTPWCDAPIRHHDHIQSRHTGGPTTAHNGAGLCAACNYAKQGVGWNASAHQQPGKAHEIELRTPTGHRYRSTAPPLPRPLRIRGTEVTSPVERLIIHYLHAA from the coding sequence GTGGATTCAGCAGCAGTGTCTACATTTCTGGCCGAGTTGCCGGATCTGGGCAGCGATATCGATGATGCTGCGCGAATCGACCTACTCCGCACATTAGAAGAACTGAAGGCCGCATGCGCGGGGGCACAGGCCCGGGTGACGGCCGACCTCGATGCCTCCATTCGCGCGTCTCGCGCCGATCAGGGCGTGCCCAGAAATCAGCAAGGGCGGGGCATCGCCAACCAGGTGGCGTTGGCGCGGCGCGACTCCCCCTTTCGCGGTGGGCGCCATCTCGGAATGGCCACCGCGCTGGTCCACGAGATGCCTCGCACCCTCAGACTGCTCGAGCAGGGAATCCTCAGTGAGTGGCGGGCCACCATCCTCGTCCGCGAAACCGCCTGTCTCACGCGGGAAGATCGCACTGCCCTCGACTTCCTACTCTGTGCCGATTCCTCGACGCTCGACGGACTCGGCGACCAGGCCGTGTGCGCCAAGGTCCGGGCTGCCGCCGCGCGGATCGATGCGGAGGCGGTAGTTCGTCGAGCGCGGAAGGCCGTCTCCGATCGGCGGGTCACCTCACGACCGGCACCCGACACCATGGCGTACGTCAGCGCCCTCCTGCCAGTGGCGCAGGGAGTAGCCGTACATGCCACCCTCGCCCGCGATGCCGACGCGATCCTGGCCGCAGGCGATGCGCGAACCAGGTCGCAGATCATGGCCGACCTCCTGGTCTCCCGCGTCACCGGTAGCACCGCCGCTGCCGAACGGCCCGTCATCACAGTGAACCTGGTTATCTCCGACCAAGCCCTTCTCGGTGGCGGATGCGAACCCGCTCACGTGCAAGGGTACGGCCCTGTTCCCGCAGCGCTTGCCAGGCAATGGGTTTCGGACGCCGCCAGCGCCGAGTCCGAGTCGGGAGCCTTGTTGCGACGGGTGTATGCCAACCCGCAGTCGGGTGCCTTGACCGCCACGGAGTCGCAGGCACGGTGCTTCCCGACGGGCCTGGCCAGGCTGATCGATCTCCGCGACAAAACTTGTCGAACACCATGGTGTGACGCGCCGATACGACACCACGACCACATCCAGTCCCGGCATACCGGAGGCCCCACCACCGCACACAACGGTGCCGGGCTTTGTGCTGCGTGCAACTACGCCAAGCAGGGGGTCGGGTGGAACGCCAGTGCGCACCAGCAACCCGGCAAGGCACACGAAATCGAACTGCGCACGCCCACAGGACACCGATACCGGTCAACGGCACCCCCACTGCCCAGGCCCTTACGAATCCGCGGAACCGAGGTCACCTCACCGGTCGAGCGCCTCATCATCCACTACCTTCACGCGGCCTGA
- a CDS encoding DUF3558 domain-containing protein produces MIRKALCGAAALTVLLGGCGTESASGDSDPVDMPTSTMRVPRHVDQSDRPQVVFDPCLDLSDATLTAAGYDPKSKKNADFTPDSYTFLGCSYDSFRKPEGFYYGMNVLSGNITFAEEEEKKRGHAAPIDINGRSALLIFDSTVTDYCELSIETSYGVLGFTRSIFSDHPGATPESGWCTGLEDTARIFEPFIPKGD; encoded by the coding sequence ATGATACGCAAGGCACTCTGCGGAGCCGCGGCCCTCACTGTCCTGCTGGGCGGATGTGGCACCGAATCCGCGAGCGGCGATTCCGATCCGGTCGATATGCCCACTTCAACGATGCGGGTACCCCGGCATGTGGATCAGTCCGACAGGCCTCAGGTCGTCTTTGATCCCTGCCTAGATCTATCCGATGCGACGTTGACCGCAGCCGGGTACGACCCTAAAAGTAAGAAGAACGCCGACTTCACACCTGACTCGTATACCTTCTTGGGCTGTAGCTATGACAGCTTTCGCAAGCCTGAGGGCTTCTACTACGGCATGAACGTTCTCTCGGGCAACATCACCTTCGCCGAGGAAGAAGAGAAGAAGCGTGGCCACGCCGCACCCATCGATATCAATGGCCGAAGTGCGCTACTAATCTTCGACAGTACGGTGACCGATTACTGCGAGTTGAGCATCGAGACCTCATACGGCGTACTAGGTTTCACGCGGAGTATCTTCTCAGATCACCCCGGTGCGACACCCGAATCCGGGTGGTGCACAGGCCTCGAGGACACCGCCCGGATCTTTGAGCCGTTCATCCCGAAGGGGGACTGA
- a CDS encoding ESX secretion-associated protein EspG → MSLWEATNLDRMPYPLLYRSAAATADGYARQQGELKEWRLALREPELDAAIAALRNPDMSVTVVVPSAEADSGVRRRGSIRGRVAVVAEQLRGSPGRGDIRLDLNTATDSANLDWLTTRLLLDLPDCAPGRTPSLTAHPDDLDTGGHRSSVLQHAQASDGALLRRLVTRPRKGIGYICIRGPRRELDEPVLGELTWIDVEADGRYLYHQDHRVHLQSATVQTVHEELGKRLGTALVAPSPRRR, encoded by the coding sequence ATGTCTCTCTGGGAGGCAACGAATCTCGATAGAATGCCGTACCCGTTGTTGTATCGTTCGGCCGCTGCGACCGCGGACGGGTACGCCCGCCAACAGGGCGAACTGAAAGAGTGGCGGCTCGCCCTCCGCGAGCCGGAGCTCGACGCCGCGATAGCCGCCCTACGGAACCCTGATATGTCGGTTACCGTCGTCGTCCCCTCCGCCGAAGCCGACTCTGGGGTGCGGCGGAGGGGCAGCATCCGTGGCCGGGTTGCGGTCGTCGCCGAACAGTTGCGAGGTTCTCCCGGGCGCGGAGACATACGACTCGACTTGAACACCGCCACGGACAGCGCAAATCTCGACTGGCTCACTACCCGGTTGCTGCTCGATCTTCCCGACTGCGCACCCGGACGAACCCCCTCGCTGACGGCACACCCCGACGACCTCGATACCGGTGGCCACCGCTCCTCGGTGCTGCAGCATGCTCAGGCTTCGGACGGCGCATTACTGAGGCGACTGGTCACTCGACCACGGAAGGGAATCGGATACATCTGCATCCGGGGACCACGCCGGGAGCTCGACGAGCCGGTGCTCGGTGAACTGACGTGGATCGATGTGGAAGCCGACGGACGATACCTCTACCACCAGGATCACCGCGTCCATCTGCAATCGGCGACCGTTCAGACCGTCCACGAAGAGCTCGGGAAACGTCTGGGCACTGCCCTGGTCGCACCTTCGCCGAGACGGCGCTGA